A region of Geobacillus sp. 46C-IIa DNA encodes the following proteins:
- a CDS encoding D-alanyl-D-alanine carboxypeptidase family protein: MKRWKRLVWLIALIAGITFCVPGQLHAMDGVSAKSAILIEQHSGRILFAKDAYTKRRIASITKIMTAILAIESGKLDDTVTISARAVRTEGSSIYLRQGEKIKLRDLVYGLMLRSGNDAAVAIAEHVGGSVEGFVFLMNEKAAEIGMRDTEFANPHGLDDAENHYSTAYDMALLMQYAMKNKEFRRISGTKVYRAPAPPGEDGARVWRNKNKLLTSLYEYCTGGKTGYTKRAHRTLVTTASKDGIELIAVTLDAPDDWNDHIAMYEYGFSNYHIAKVSGERVVKKISDPFYEGRLRAARDLQYPVTEQETGELRVKVYLLEPRDEWKEPPSRAPTAVGKAVLYLNKQAVDAVPLFYEPEKGKSSRGFFWQVFRFLGVRSDG; this comes from the coding sequence GAGCAACATTCCGGGCGGATTTTGTTTGCGAAAGACGCCTATACAAAGCGGCGCATCGCCAGCATTACGAAAATTATGACCGCCATTTTGGCGATTGAGTCCGGGAAGCTTGATGATACAGTGACGATCAGCGCCCGCGCCGTCCGGACGGAAGGGTCGTCGATTTACTTGCGTCAAGGGGAGAAAATAAAACTGCGCGACCTCGTATACGGACTGATGCTTCGTTCCGGCAATGACGCCGCGGTCGCCATCGCTGAACATGTCGGCGGCAGTGTCGAGGGGTTTGTGTTTTTAATGAACGAAAAGGCGGCTGAAATCGGGATGCGCGATACGGAATTTGCCAATCCGCACGGGCTGGACGATGCGGAAAACCATTATTCAACCGCTTACGACATGGCGTTGTTGATGCAATATGCGATGAAAAATAAAGAGTTTCGCCGCATTTCCGGAACGAAAGTGTACCGTGCTCCTGCCCCGCCTGGTGAAGACGGGGCGCGTGTATGGCGGAATAAAAATAAGCTGTTGACAAGCCTTTACGAATATTGCACCGGCGGCAAAACCGGCTATACGAAACGGGCGCACCGCACACTTGTGACGACAGCGTCGAAAGACGGCATCGAGTTGATCGCGGTGACATTGGACGCTCCGGACGACTGGAACGATCATATCGCCATGTATGAGTATGGGTTTTCCAACTACCATATCGCAAAAGTCAGCGGCGAGCGGGTCGTGAAGAAAATTTCCGACCCGTTTTACGAGGGGCGGCTTCGGGCAGCCCGCGATTTGCAATATCCGGTGACCGAACAGGAGACGGGGGAGCTGCGGGTGAAAGTATATTTGTTGGAGCCGCGCGATGAATGGAAGGAACCCCCGAGCCGCGCGCCGACCGCAGTCGGAAAAGCGGTGCTTTATTTGAACAAACAGGCGGTTGATGCGGTGCCGCTTTTTTATGAGCCGGAGAAGGGCAAAAGCAGCCGGGGGTTCTTTTGGCAAGTATTTCGGTTTTTAGGTGTGAGAAGCGATGGTTAA
- a CDS encoding nucleoside recognition domain-containing protein — MVNLIWVMMAVIGIAFAAANGTMEEVNKAVFESAKEAVMISIGMISILVFWLGLMAIAERAGLLHKVARLFMPVVRRLFPEVPPGHPALGYIVSNMVANMFGLGNAATPMGIKAMEQLKRLNGGSDEASRSMVTFLAINTSSITLIPATVISIRMTYGSASPGEIIGTTVVASTVSTIGAVLIDRYYYWKRMRKGRKP, encoded by the coding sequence ATGGTTAACCTCATTTGGGTGATGATGGCGGTCATCGGCATCGCCTTTGCTGCGGCCAACGGCACGATGGAGGAAGTGAACAAGGCGGTGTTCGAAAGCGCCAAAGAAGCGGTGATGATCAGCATCGGCATGATCAGCATTTTAGTGTTTTGGCTTGGATTGATGGCGATCGCTGAGCGGGCCGGCTTGCTTCATAAAGTCGCGCGCCTGTTCATGCCCGTTGTGCGCCGCCTGTTCCCGGAAGTGCCGCCCGGCCATCCGGCGCTCGGCTACATCGTTTCGAACATGGTCGCCAATATGTTCGGCCTTGGCAATGCAGCGACGCCGATGGGCATTAAGGCGATGGAGCAGCTGAAGCGGCTCAACGGCGGCAGCGACGAGGCGAGCCGGTCGATGGTGACGTTTTTAGCCATTAATACGTCAAGCATTACCCTCATTCCGGCGACTGTCATCTCGATTCGGATGACGTACGGTTCGGCGTCGCCGGGCGAAATTATCGGCACGACAGTCGTCGCCTCGACGGTTTCGACGATTGGGGCGGTATTGATTGACCGGTATTATTATTGGAAACGGATGCGGAAAGGCAGGAAGCCATGA
- a CDS encoding spore maturation protein — protein sequence MAIVQLLSVWLIPGLIAFILLYGTVKKVPTYEAFVEGGKEGIEIAFSLIPYLVGMLVSVAIFRASGALEALMAAIKPFAAAIGLPAEVVPLAAIRTISGTAALGMTTDLIATYGPDSFIGRLASTIQGSTETTLYVLTVYFGAVGVKKMGDALKVGVLADILSFIVSFFIVLFVFGR from the coding sequence ATGGCCATCGTCCAGCTTCTTTCAGTTTGGCTCATTCCGGGGCTCATCGCCTTTATTTTGCTCTATGGCACGGTAAAAAAAGTGCCGACGTACGAGGCGTTTGTCGAAGGCGGCAAAGAAGGGATCGAAATTGCGTTTTCGCTCATTCCATATTTAGTCGGCATGTTAGTATCGGTCGCGATTTTCCGTGCATCCGGGGCGCTTGAGGCGCTGATGGCGGCGATCAAGCCGTTCGCTGCGGCCATCGGGCTGCCGGCCGAAGTCGTTCCGCTCGCCGCGATTCGCACGATTTCCGGCACGGCCGCGCTCGGCATGACGACCGATTTAATTGCCACATACGGCCCTGACTCGTTTATCGGACGCCTCGCTTCCACCATCCAAGGCAGCACCGAGACGACGCTTTATGTGCTCACCGTCTATTTTGGCGCCGTCGGCGTCAAAAAAATGGGCGACGCGTTAAAAGTCGGCGTTTTAGCGGACATTCTTAGCTTTATCGTTTCCTTTTTCATCGTCTTGTTTGTATTCGGGCGCTGA
- a CDS encoding pseudouridine synthase encodes MERLQKVIARAGIASRRKAEEMILQGRVKVNGRVVTELGVKVGPSDDVEVDGIPVEREEPAYYLLYKPRGVISSVKDEKGRKVVTDFFKDLHQRIYPVGRLDYDTSGLLLLTNDGDFAHLLMHPRYEIEKVYVAKVKGIPTREQLKQLEKGVLLEDGMTAPAKVKLLSADRKKRTAIVEIRIHEGRNRQVRRMFEAIGCEVLKLKRERYAFLDLKGLRPGEYRELSPHEVKLLRAIAQSGGKK; translated from the coding sequence ATGGAACGGTTGCAAAAAGTGATTGCCCGCGCCGGCATCGCGTCAAGGCGCAAGGCGGAAGAAATGATTTTGCAAGGGCGGGTGAAAGTCAACGGCCGCGTCGTCACCGAACTCGGCGTCAAAGTCGGGCCGAGCGACGATGTGGAAGTCGACGGCATCCCGGTCGAGCGCGAGGAGCCGGCATATTATTTGCTCTACAAGCCGCGCGGCGTCATCTCGAGCGTCAAAGATGAGAAAGGGCGCAAAGTGGTGACCGACTTTTTTAAAGATCTCCACCAGCGCATTTACCCGGTCGGGCGGCTTGACTACGATACGTCCGGCCTGCTCTTGTTGACGAATGACGGCGATTTCGCCCATTTGCTGATGCATCCGCGCTATGAGATCGAGAAGGTGTACGTCGCTAAAGTGAAAGGCATCCCGACGCGCGAGCAGCTGAAACAGCTCGAGAAAGGGGTGCTGTTGGAAGACGGCATGACGGCGCCAGCGAAAGTGAAACTGCTCTCGGCTGACCGGAAAAAGCGGACGGCCATTGTCGAAATCCGCATTCATGAAGGGCGCAATCGGCAAGTGCGCCGCATGTTTGAGGCGATCGGCTGCGAAGTGCTGAAACTGAAGCGGGAGCGGTACGCGTTTCTCGATTTGAAAGGGCTTCGCCCCGGCGAATACCGCGAGCTGTCGCCGCATGAAGTGAAGCTGCTGCGCGCGATCGCCCAGTCCGGAGGGAAAAAATAG
- the resA gene encoding thiol-disulfide oxidoreductase ResA has protein sequence MKKQQRLVMRTAILLLLLAALGYTIYANFFTEKAAVAVGSTAPDFVLADLKGREHRLSDYRGKGVFLNFWGTWCKPCEREMPYMNELYPVYKKQGVEILAVNVGEPKLSVEKFAERFGLTFPIVIDRQDQVLNAYNVGPLPTTFLIDKNGEVKKIITGTMTKEGIKQHLESIKP, from the coding sequence ATGAAAAAACAACAGCGCTTAGTGATGAGAACGGCTATTTTGCTCTTGCTGCTGGCCGCGCTCGGCTATACGATTTACGCCAACTTTTTCACAGAGAAAGCGGCGGTCGCTGTCGGCTCAACAGCGCCCGATTTTGTGCTCGCTGACTTAAAAGGGCGTGAACATCGTCTTTCAGACTATCGCGGCAAAGGCGTCTTCTTAAACTTTTGGGGAACGTGGTGCAAGCCGTGTGAACGGGAAATGCCGTACATGAACGAACTGTATCCGGTTTATAAAAAGCAGGGGGTTGAAATTTTAGCCGTCAATGTCGGTGAACCGAAGCTGAGCGTCGAAAAGTTTGCCGAACGCTTCGGCTTAACGTTTCCGATTGTCATCGACCGCCAGGATCAAGTGCTGAACGCGTATAACGTCGGGCCGCTGCCGACGACGTTTTTGATCGACAAAAACGGCGAAGTGAAAAAAATCATTACCGGCACGATGACAAAAGAAGGTATCAAGCAGCACCTAGAAAGCATCAAACCGTGA
- a CDS encoding cytochrome c biogenesis protein ResB: MEHVKCECGHVNPHGTAFCESCGKPLEEQGEKPLLDMRYEGSARRSQTYNRTIVDQIWAFFSSVKVGVALIVITLIASAVGTIFPQEMYIPPNVNPAEYYEEQYGWAGKLYYELGFNNLYGSWWYMLLIASIGVSLVICSLDRVVPLYRALKRQGVKRHPHFLERQRLFGVSRVGDMDKAVALLKERLAKQRYHIREEGGHLLAEKGRFSRWGPYVNHVGLIIFLIGAMLRSVPGMYIDEVMWIREGETKEIPGTDGQYFLKSEKFIFDTYKKGEDNEVFNAAIDRVGDGMIAENYQTNVVLYKRVGPTVAGAKPKLEKVKEYPIRVNEPLKFNHYALYQVDFRLNEPKTMSFQLADKQSGKTFGTVAIDLYDPKETYDLGRGYRVELLSYFPDFEFDEDGNPSTKSRVPNNPAFVFKMYAPDRPEGEVSFVAIQQTIEPFGDNKYKMAFAGLETRNVSGLTVRRDFTLWILGVGGAIFMIGLIQGMYWNHRRVWVQRVNGELWIAAHTNKNWFGLKNELRRLLDGTGVAMPADRLEEGKQAGQGGQAHGTA; the protein is encoded by the coding sequence ATGGAACACGTCAAATGCGAATGCGGACACGTCAACCCGCACGGCACAGCGTTTTGCGAGTCGTGCGGCAAGCCGCTTGAGGAGCAGGGAGAGAAGCCGCTTTTAGATATGCGCTACGAAGGGAGCGCACGACGGTCACAAACGTACAACCGAACGATCGTCGACCAAATTTGGGCGTTTTTCTCCTCGGTCAAAGTCGGGGTAGCGCTCATCGTCATCACGCTCATCGCCTCGGCCGTCGGCACGATTTTTCCGCAAGAAATGTATATCCCGCCGAACGTGAATCCGGCTGAATACTACGAAGAGCAGTACGGTTGGGCGGGAAAGCTCTATTACGAGCTCGGTTTTAACAATTTGTACGGCTCGTGGTGGTACATGCTGCTCATCGCTTCAATCGGCGTTTCCCTTGTCATTTGCAGCTTGGACCGCGTCGTGCCGCTTTACCGCGCCTTGAAGCGGCAAGGAGTGAAGCGCCATCCGCACTTTTTGGAGCGGCAGCGGCTGTTTGGCGTCTCGCGCGTCGGCGATATGGACAAGGCGGTCGCTCTGCTGAAAGAGCGGCTCGCCAAGCAGCGCTACCACATCCGCGAAGAAGGCGGCCATCTGCTCGCCGAAAAAGGGCGCTTTTCCCGCTGGGGGCCGTATGTGAACCATGTTGGCCTGATCATCTTCTTAATCGGGGCCATGCTCCGCTCGGTGCCGGGCATGTACATTGATGAGGTGATGTGGATTCGCGAAGGGGAAACGAAAGAAATCCCGGGGACTGACGGCCAATACTTTTTAAAAAGCGAAAAGTTTATTTTTGATACGTACAAAAAAGGCGAAGACAATGAAGTGTTTAATGCCGCCATCGACCGCGTCGGCGATGGCATGATTGCGGAAAACTATCAGACGAATGTCGTCTTGTATAAGCGCGTCGGCCCGACAGTCGCCGGCGCCAAGCCGAAGCTCGAAAAGGTGAAAGAATATCCGATTCGCGTCAACGAACCGCTGAAATTCAACCACTACGCGCTCTATCAAGTTGATTTCCGGCTGAACGAGCCGAAAACGATGTCGTTCCAACTGGCGGATAAACAGTCGGGCAAAACGTTCGGCACGGTAGCGATCGACTTGTACGATCCAAAAGAAACGTACGACCTCGGGCGGGGGTATCGCGTTGAGCTATTAAGCTATTTTCCTGACTTTGAGTTTGACGAAGACGGCAACCCGTCGACGAAATCGCGCGTGCCAAACAATCCGGCGTTCGTCTTTAAAATGTATGCGCCGGATCGGCCGGAAGGGGAAGTCAGTTTCGTCGCCATCCAACAAACGATCGAACCGTTTGGCGACAACAAATATAAAATGGCGTTTGCGGGGCTTGAGACGCGCAACGTCTCTGGCTTGACCGTCCGCCGCGATTTCACGCTTTGGATTTTAGGGGTGGGCGGCGCGATTTTCATGATCGGGCTCATCCAAGGAATGTATTGGAACCACCGCCGCGTTTGGGTGCAGCGGGTGAACGGCGAATTATGGATCGCCGCACATACGAATAAAAACTGGTTCGGCTTGAAAAACGAGCTGCGCCGCCTGCTTGACGGCACCGGCGTCGCGATGCCGGCCGATCGGCTCGAAGAAGGAAAACAAGCCGGACAGGGAGGGCAAGCGCATGGCACAGCTTAG